The following are from one region of the Actinomycetota bacterium genome:
- a CDS encoding serine/threonine-protein phosphatase, whose protein sequence is MTAAAHRAGHAAYTHPGLVRAGNEDAYVDSPPLYAVADGLGGH, encoded by the coding sequence GTGACCGCCGCCGCGCACCGCGCCGGCCACGCGGCGTACACCCATCCCGGCCTGGTCCGCGCGGGCAACGAGGACGCGTACGTCGACTCCCCGCCGCTGTACGCCGTCGCCGACGGGCTCGGCGGGCAC